In the genome of Streptomyces lydicus, the window TCCTGGATCTCAACCCGCTCGTGGCGGATGCCGCAGATCCCGGGCAGTGGCTGTTCGTGGACCGCGCGCACTTCACCGACGAAGGCTACGACCTGGTCTCCGGTCTGCTGGCCACGGGCCTGGGGCTGTCCTGATCTGTTCTGCTGACGGCCCGGCCCGGCACACCGGCCGCCCCGGCACATCCTGACCGCGCCGACGTCCCCCGCATCGCACCCGCCACTCCTGAAGGGAAACTCCCATGGCACTGCTGCGTAAAGTCCTCGGCTTCCTCCAGCGCAAGCGGAAGACCAAGTCCAAGGACGACGCCTCCATCTACCCGATGTTCTGACACCCCGGAACCGGAACCGGAACCACAGGAGGAGCGTCGATGCAACGCCAGCAGGCGGCGGCCGGCACCGCCGGCCGCCGGCCCCGGGACTTCGCGGAGCAGTGCCGCACGCTGTACGTGGAGGCAGCGGACCCGGAGGGGTTCCCCCCGAGGGTGGCGCTTCCCGACGAGTACTCCCGTGCGCTGACGGCATCGGCACAGACGCTGGAGGACTGGGAGCGCCTGGCCGGCGCATGGTCGGCCCGGGCCGGCGACGACTACCGGGCGCTCGCGGCCCGGGCCGCCGACCAGGAGTCGCGTGACGCCCTGGTCCGCCGGGCGGCCCTCGGCGCGGCTCCGCTCGCGCTGGTCTCGGGCGCCTGGCTGCAGTGGCTGAGCAGCCCCGGCAACGGCGACAGCGAGCTGACGATGCGTACGCTCTCGCTCTACGCCCAGGACCTGGGTGCCGGGCATCCCGGCGCCGACCGGGGCAGCGCGTACCGGGCCCTGCTGCACCACCTGCGGCTCGCGGAGCGCGCCGCCCCCGTCACCCGGCTGACCCAGGACCCGCAGGTGTCCGACCTGGCCTTCGCCCTGCCCGGGCCGCTGCTGGCCATGAGCCGACGGCCCGACGAACACCGCGCGGAGCTGGTGGGGGCGGATCTGTGCCTGCGGGCGGTCGGGCTGCTTCCGCCCCTTGCCCTGGTACGTGAACTGCTCCCGGCGGCGGCCGACTGGACCGCCCTGGACCCCGGGGCCGCCCGCCGGGCAAACACCCCGACCGGACTCGCGCTCGCCCGTGCTGCCGCCGCCGCGATCCCGTCGGAGAGCCCCGACGCGCCGGGGCTGACCGCGGGCTTCCGCTGGGCCCTGGACCTGCTGCAGCGGTGGAACGGCGGCCTGTACGAGGAGGTGTCGGCGGCCCTGGACCCGGCCCATGACATGGCGGAGCTGCTGAGGCTCCGGGCCCGTGAAGCGGCCCTGTACCACCGGGAGTTCAAGGTCGAGGGCCGCCCGCTCGGCGACTGGTTCACCGAGGCCCGTACCGCCCCCCACGGACTGCTCCGGGCCCTCGCGGCCGGCCGGCTCGTCAGGCCGGGGAGCCCCGAGCGCAGCCCTCTGCTGCGCGGCCTGATCTCCGAGAACGGCCCGATGTTCCGGATCTTCTCCCCTGCGGACGAGGCCG includes:
- a CDS encoding iron-containing redox enzyme family protein, which translates into the protein MQRQQAAAGTAGRRPRDFAEQCRTLYVEAADPEGFPPRVALPDEYSRALTASAQTLEDWERLAGAWSARAGDDYRALAARAADQESRDALVRRAALGAAPLALVSGAWLQWLSSPGNGDSELTMRTLSLYAQDLGAGHPGADRGSAYRALLHHLRLAERAAPVTRLTQDPQVSDLAFALPGPLLAMSRRPDEHRAELVGADLCLRAVGLLPPLALVRELLPAAADWTALDPGAARRANTPTGLALARAAAAAIPSESPDAPGLTAGFRWALDLLQRWNGGLYEEVSAALDPAHDMAELLRLRAREAALYHREFKVEGRPLGDWFTEARTAPHGLLRALAAGRLVRPGSPERSPLLRGLISENGPMFRIFSPADEAVIRRWIRSLPVAADRDGQDTVTVTARDHGTTTVTITETETAAALPTPTSSVRAPAAQRDRPPGSLREAYHLLLSRGDTPELRRYATGYVHGWLARSRVDWDTAGHLPPQHWDPRGLRPWLQEQHDRHGREFEQGAGAPVPSKEALVDATVQLAPLTLIDGSWLQGFTDYGHASSDVGHLLFSTYWDELGNGELGLNHPLIYREVLREMGVELPPTASREFAQWPGFREESFELPVYWLCIGRLPRTFLPEVLGLNVAMELSGVGGGYRRARIGLEKYGFSTRFVDIHNTIDNVATGHSAWAADAVDAYMATVPSVLGPGCEPEVWERVRTGYRSLNPPGGRRARRAARHATRAYENKRPYGNKRPYGNKGEVH